The following coding sequences lie in one Desulforegula conservatrix Mb1Pa genomic window:
- a CDS encoding histidinol phosphate phosphatase domain-containing protein produces MIDLHMHTVFSDGELIPSELARRAEAIGLKGMAITDHGDFSNMDHIIPRLVKVSEYMNSLPGIRVLPGIEITHVPPPHIDEAVKLARSLGAKVVIVHGETVVEPVAKGTNLAAIMAGVDILAHPGLITAEEASLAAEKGVCLEITARGGHSLSNGHVAIMAKKAGAMMVLNTDSHAPRDLINEAFAITVAIGAGLGIDDFKKMQENASKFFKEVGFC; encoded by the coding sequence ATGATAGATCTTCATATGCATACAGTTTTCAGCGATGGTGAACTCATTCCTTCGGAGCTTGCAAGAAGGGCAGAGGCGATTGGTCTTAAAGGCATGGCCATCACGGATCACGGCGATTTTTCCAATATGGATCATATTATTCCCAGGCTTGTGAAGGTTTCCGAATATATGAACAGCCTGCCAGGGATAAGAGTTCTGCCTGGAATTGAGATAACCCACGTACCGCCCCCGCATATCGATGAAGCCGTAAAACTTGCCAGGAGCCTTGGCGCTAAGGTTGTGATTGTTCATGGAGAAACGGTTGTGGAACCTGTGGCCAAAGGGACTAATCTTGCCGCTATCATGGCAGGTGTGGATATTCTTGCGCATCCAGGACTAATTACTGCTGAGGAAGCTTCCCTTGCTGCTGAAAAGGGAGTTTGTCTTGAAATAACCGCAAGGGGCGGGCATTCGCTTTCTAATGGTCATGTGGCTATAATGGCCAAAAAAGCAGGGGCCATGATGGTTCTTAACACAGATTCCCATGCTCCTCGTGACCTAATTAACGAAGCCTTTGCCATTACAGTGGCCATTGGTGCCGGTCTTGGCATTGATGACTTCAAAAAAATGCAGGAAAATGCCTCGAAATTTTTCAAAGAGGTTGGTTTTTGTTAA
- a CDS encoding response regulator → MHSILAIDDEAVLLNFIQGILEHSGFSVVTANDGLEGIKIFDKGKFDLVITDVIMPNADGCAVAAFVREKTGGSVPVIGISGTPWMLDEKIFDAVLAKPFSIDCLLSRVRSFFSRK, encoded by the coding sequence ATGCATTCAATTCTTGCTATAGATGATGAGGCTGTTCTCCTGAACTTTATCCAGGGGATTCTTGAACACTCCGGTTTCAGTGTTGTAACTGCTAATGATGGTCTTGAGGGTATTAAAATTTTTGACAAGGGCAAGTTTGATCTTGTTATAACAGATGTAATTATGCCCAATGCAGACGGTTGTGCTGTGGCTGCTTTTGTACGCGAAAAAACCGGTGGCTCGGTCCCTGTTATCGGTATATCAGGTACTCCATGGATGCTCGATGAAAAAATATTTGATGCAGTACTTGCAAAGCCTTTTTCCATAGATTGTCTATTGTCCAGGGTGAGAAGTTTTTTCTCAAGAAAATAG